Proteins encoded within one genomic window of Pseudomonas cannabina:
- a CDS encoding IS5 family transposase: MQKTFSELEYTGKKKQTRRDRFLADLEQLVPWALLEAQVAPFYSNTAGKRGRPAIGVSRMLRMYVVQQCFGFSDEGCEDAVYDSQAIRGFMGIDLGRESAPDATTLLRFRRLLEVHQLTRLLFETINQHLASRGLLLKEGTIVDATLIAAPPSVKNREGKRDPEMHQARKGNQWHFGMKAHIGVDATSGLVHSVVGTAANVADVTQVGQLLHGDETYVSGDAGYTGAAKRPEHAERDVIWSIAERPSSYKQHGEGSVLYRVKRKIEYAKAQLRAKVEHPFQVIKVRFNHRKVRYRGLEKNTAQLFSLFGLANLMLAKRYLQQTAG, encoded by the coding sequence GTGCAGAAGACCTTCTCCGAACTCGAATATACCGGCAAGAAAAAGCAGACTCGCCGAGATCGCTTCCTGGCTGACCTTGAACAGTTGGTGCCCTGGGCCCTGCTGGAGGCGCAAGTGGCGCCGTTTTATAGCAACACCGCAGGCAAGCGCGGACGCCCTGCGATAGGGGTGTCGCGCATGTTGCGCATGTACGTCGTGCAGCAGTGTTTCGGTTTCTCCGATGAAGGTTGCGAAGATGCCGTCTACGACAGCCAGGCCATCCGCGGTTTTATGGGTATCGACCTGGGTCGCGAGTCTGCACCGGATGCCACCACCTTGCTGCGTTTTCGCCGCTTGCTGGAAGTCCATCAGCTAACCCGGCTGCTGTTTGAAACGATTAACCAGCATCTGGCCAGCCGGGGGCTGCTGCTCAAGGAAGGCACTATCGTCGACGCTACTCTGATCGCCGCGCCGCCCTCGGTCAAGAACCGAGAAGGCAAGCGTGATCCTGAGATGCATCAGGCCAGGAAAGGCAATCAATGGCACTTTGGGATGAAGGCCCACATTGGTGTAGACGCCACGTCGGGGCTGGTGCACAGCGTAGTAGGGACGGCCGCTAACGTGGCGGATGTCACCCAGGTTGGCCAGTTGCTTCACGGTGACGAAACCTATGTTTCGGGTGACGCTGGATACACCGGTGCGGCCAAGCGACCGGAGCATGCTGAACGGGACGTTATCTGGTCGATTGCAGAACGGCCAAGCAGTTACAAGCAGCACGGCGAAGGCAGCGTGCTGTATCGGGTCAAGCGCAAAATTGAATATGCCAAGGCGCAACTGCGTGCCAAGGTCGAGCACCCCTTCCAGGTAATCAAGGTGCGCTTCAATCATCGCAAGGTTCGCTACCGTGGGCTGGAAAAGAATACAGCGCAGTTGTTCAGTTTGTTTGGGTTGGCCAATCTGATGCTGGCCAAGCGGTATTTACAACAGACGGCAGGATAA